The nucleotide window ATCCGGACCGTTGCTCGCTCCCCGTAGATGTTCTGGGGGCTCTCGGGATTGCGGCCGTTGAAAAAGGCCGCGAACTGCGCCTGTTGCGCGGGCGCCGACATCAGCATCACCGCCCGGAAGCTCTCTTCTGCTTCGCTCGCCGCGAAGCCCTCACGGGCGCGCACATAACGAGCCGCGAACCATTTGCGCACGGCCTCGTCATATTCGAGCGGACCCGATTTAAGGCCCGACACCACATCGACAATGCCGGTCGAATTATCGACCCGCACCACGAAGGGCTCCACCGTCTTGAGCGGCGTGAGGCCGGCGACGGCCGCCACAGCCACCAGCGCGACGCCACCCGACAAACCGGCGATCGTCCAGGCGACTTTGCGCGAGCGGTTCGCCGCGATCACCCGATCCTGATCGAAACGGCGCGCCCTGTCGAAATACTCGTCGAGGCTTTTGGTAGGCACCATCATCCCCTCCCCTCAACTCGCGGCCGGCTTCACGCCGGCCGCCACTTCCAGCCCGGCCGGAACCGGCTGCGAGGTCATGGAGGTGGCGTTCCAATCCCAGACGGACCGATTGAGCGGCCGCCGGGCAGAGCCGTCACAGGACGGCAGCGGGTACTGAATCGACGCGCAGCCCGAGACCGTCAGGCCCAGCGCGAGGATGAATAAGACGGGGGGCTTTCTCATCGGTTCAGGTCCAATTCTCAGACGCAAAGCGTAAGGGTGGCGTCCGGCCTCGCGGCCGGCTCAAAATTCGTGTGATTTGTCCGGGCGTTACTATGTGCCCTTCGAGCCGCCGCGCATCTTGCCGGCCAGATACCGCGCGCTTTGCGCTACGGCGCTTCCCCGCGCATCGTTCTTCGCCAGCGTGCCATAGGCCAGGGACATCCCGCCGCCGGCGAGAGAGGCCGCAAGCTGCGGCAGCTGGTACAGAATGTAGCCGGCCGCCACGAAGGTGGCGCCGAGCGACAGCGGGATCATCAACACGTCGGTGAAGCTCCCGGCCGAGCTGACCTGCGAATCCAGGATATCGACGAGCAGCGAACCGAGCGCCAGCACCAGCACCTGCAGCACGACGTAGTTGATGACCTGAGCGAACCACGCCTCCGTCATCCGGCGGGTCGAATCGAAAAGTGCGCAGGCGATGAAGATCGGACCGAGAGCCAGAACCAGCGTCAGCGCGATCTTGGCGTACAGCGTCACCACGAACGACACCGCGAGTGTGATCAGTGCGATGATGATCAAAGCGAGGGCCGCCATGCCATAGGTGACGATCGTATAATCCCAGCCCGCCGCCGCCATGATCTTCGTGGCGGTCAGCTGAATCTGGGTCATCAGGCCGTCGAGGCTCGATCCACTAATGGCGCTGCCGGTCGCTAGAGCGGACGAGATTTCATTCGGCAGGCTCTCAAAGAAAATGTCGGTGACGAACTGCTGGTACGTCCCACTCTCCTTGATGAGGGCGATGATGATGCCCAGCTTGATCACCCGAAGGGAAATCTCCCGGATCGGCGTGTCGATTTTTCCCAGCATCATCAGGACGCCGGTGATGATCACATAGAGTGTAACCGCCAGAGACAGGGGGCCGACTATCGCGGACGCGATATTCGACGAGCCCGAGGAGATGAAGCTCTCCAGGGGCGCCGTGAAACTGTCCTCGATGCTCTCGAATGTCGTGTAACCAGCCATGCCGGCGCCCCGTTCCCGTTTCAGCCGTGCTCCCGCACCGCAGCCCTACTGAAGAGATTTCGACATATTGTTCAGCCGGCTCTTCCATCGCGCCTGTGCAACATTCTTGCAGTTGGGCGTCTCGGAAAGCCGGCCCGGGTCATTGCCGCACTCTTTGTAGATACGTTCTAGTGTGGCCGGGTCGTTCACAAGCTCATCGACCGTATAGACCTTTTCCTCGTTGCCGTTACAGGCGGCCAGGCCGAGGCAGGCGACGGTAGCTATCAGCAACTTCTTCATTTCAACGACTTCTCCATACTGTCCAGCTTCTGCCGCCAGTTCTCACGCGCACGCTGTTCGTCTACCTTGATTTGAGCGTCCTGCACCATCTTCAGCGCCTGCATGCGCAGCGTATCGGTCTGGAGAAGAGCGCTTTCGCTCTGGATGCGGGCCGAGAGAGCCGCGACTTCCTTGGCGTCAGACGATTTGGAGATCTGTTTGCGCAGCTCTTCCAGGCCATCGACGCGCTTCGTCGCGGCCTCGTACATCTGTTCGCCAAGCGACAGCTGGCCGGCATTCTGCTTCTGGACCTTGGCCAGCTCCTGCGCATAGAAGTCATTGGCATTGGTCTGGTAGCTCGAATTGCTATCCAGATGGCGCTGGGCCGAAGACCCGAAAGCGCCCGAGCCATTGCCCTGCAGAAGCCCTTCCACATCCGAGAAATTCCCAGGAAGGGCGTTGCGGATCTCCGGATCGTTCAACAGACTCGCGACATTGCTCATATTCGTGACGCCGTTCATCGAATCGAACAGCGCCTGGCCCTGCGCCAGTTGCTCCTTGAGCGTGTCGAGCTGGCTTTTCAGCTGGGCGATCTGTTCGACCTGCTTGGCGATCGCGGTCGTGTCGAGGACCGGAATGCCCTGCGCGCTAACCGCAAGGGAGCCCGACAGGAAGGTGGAGATGATAAAGGCAAGGCGCAGCCGAGACATGCCAGGACTCCAGATTAAGCGCCGCGACGACGGCTGTAGAAGAGCGGAAGCCAGCGGGACGGATCGTCGCCCACTTCCTTGCGGATCTGTTCAAGGTCATCGACGCCCGCCGTCGTGCCGGAGAGGATCGACATTTCGTCGTCGAAGCCCGCGAGGTTCAGTTCGGCCACCACGCTTCCATGACCCTGCTTGACGATGAAGCGCCGGGACGCCTTCTGAAGGTCGCGTGAGATCAGCTCGTATTCCCGCTCGGTGAGCCGGAACCCGCCGACATAATCGGCGTGCTGCCCCTTCTCATTCGGCAGGAATATCTGCGTGCCGCATTGCTCGATCACGGTGTGGGCGATCGGGCTCGATATCGCGTCGCGCGGGCTTTGCGTGGCGAACACCATCAGACCGTTCTGCTTCCGAATGGTCTTGAGCTTGTTCTGCACGAAGTCCCGGAAGCCCTCATCCGCGAGCGCCTTCCAGAACTCGTCGATCACAACGACGATCCGCCGGCCGTCGATCATCTGTTCGACCCGATGGAACAGGTAGAACATCAGCGGCATCCGGATTTCCTCATTGTCGAGGAAGTCCGTCATGTCATAGCCGAGGAATTGCGCGCCTTCGCCGATGGCATCGCCGTCATTGTCGAACACCCATCCCAGCGCGCCGCCGGCGGCCCAGCGGCGCAGGCGCGAGGCCACGCCCTCCGGGTCCGTGGTGTCGAGAAACTGGATCAGCGCCCCGATGGAGCGGTCCCGCCGGTCAAGCTGGCCCAGCGCCGCAATGGCCTGCTCAATGGCGCGCTGCTCATTCGTGGTGATCGGCCGGCCGCCGTGCACCAGGCGCTCGATCCAGCGCGACAGGAACACCTTGTTCGCCTCGGTCAGCTCCAGCCCCTTCAGCGGCGAAAAGCCGGTCGGGCGACCATTCTGCAGCGGCAGATAGGTGCCGCCCATCGCGCGCACGAACAGGTCCGCGCCGCGATCCTTGTCGAACAGCACGACCTGCGGCGCATGCTTGGTGATCTGCGTCAGCAGGAAGTTCATCAGGGCGGTCTTGCCCGACCCGGACGGGCCGCAGATGAACGTCGAGCCGAGCTGTTCGTAGTGGAAGTTGAAATAGAACGGCGCGCCCGATGCCGTCTTCAACATGGCGACCGCCGGACCCCAATAGTTCCCTTCCGCCTGCCCTATCGGATAGGAGTGCAGCGGGCATAGCGCCGCGAAGTTACGGGACGAAATCGCCCCCGAGCGCGGGCGCATCGAGAAGTTGCCCGGCAGCTGCCCCCAGAACACCGCCTCCAGGGCGATGTCCTCGCGGGCCACGACGGCGCCGCCATTCGCCAGCTCTGCCCGCGCTTTCGACAGATGCTCCCCGAGCGTTTTCACATCGCCCGCGAACACCATCAGCGACAGATGATGCTCGCCCATGACGATGCGATTGGCCTGCACGTCATCGGCCGCGTCGACCAGGTCGTCGATCTGCGAGACAGCCTTGTCGCCGCCGGCCGTCATCATGTTCTGCTTGCGCGTGAACAGCGCCAGGGCGTCGCCCTTCGACCGAAAGGCGAAGGACTGCGTGAGGATGAATTCACACTGCAACGCCAGCAGGCCATCCAGCATGCCGGGACGGGTGCGCGAGGGGTATTCCTTGAGCGACAGCGCCCCGGCGACGCGATCCCCGGCCTCATGCCGGATTTGCGCCGTCTCCCGGCCGAAAATGACCCGATCGGTATAGATCGCCGAATAGATTGGTCCCATCGTGAGCGGCACCCGCTCACGCCGGCCGCCGACCAGCTGGTGCAGCACCTCGGACGGCTCGGACCACATCAGCCCATCCGCCTCATAGAGGCCGAGCAGCCGAGGCCGGAAGTCGGCCAACAACCCCATCATCGTCTGGCGCGCATCCGTCAGATGCTTCAGCGCCTCGGGATTGACCTCGACGCCGCCCTTGCGGGCGCGCCGTGCAAGACCCGCCATCTTCGCGAGCGACGACGGATCGCTCGTCCAGACCAGCGAAATGAACAGGTCATTCCGGTACAGCTCCTGGCCGACCATGCGCGCGCGGTAGCGCGCGTCGAGGCCCGCCGCGAACGCCTGATCGAAGGAGCCGGCCGGATAGGTCGTCTCGCGTCGCCGAACCACATGGCTCCATACCGCGAGCCGATCATCCGCGATGTTGCGCAGCATCGTGTCCAGGCCGCGATAGCGCGCATTGATGATGTCGACGCCGGCCGTCTCGAAAGAGATGCCTTCCACGGCGATCATGGTCATGAGCGCGCCGCCGGCGAGCGCGATGACATGCTCGTCGACGTGCCGCACATGCGGGATACGGCTCTCGGGTTCGATCTCCCGTGCCCGGAGAGCAGCGTTGTCAGAGGCCATAATCGCGCTCGTCGTAGTGACGGATTGTCTGGAGCGGCGTCACGCTGGAGCCGCCCCAATAATCCCGGTTGAGGCACCGAAGGGATGTGAACAGCCACGCGCCGATGAGGCGGAAGCGGTTCGGGTCGCGCTTCACAATCTCCCGGCAGACCATATGCAGGCTTGCCGTGATCGCGACGCCGACAATAAAATTGTCGAGCAGGATGAAGCCGGTAAGCAGGCCGATAGCGGAGTTGACGGGCAACGTCTCCATCGGCGCGCCAGCAAAGACCGCCGGGCGCGTGCAGGCGAGAAACAGCATTTCCTCTTCAAGCGCAGGCTCGCCGGCGGCCTTCGACATCAGCCAGCCCCCAGCATCGACGCGATGGTGGCGGCCGAGAACACGATGGCGATGCCGATCACGACGAAGCCCGCCGTGCGCAGCTGGATCACGTTGAACATCCAGCCAATGCCCACACCCATGATCGCCAGAACCGCCAGCGCCTTGCCGACGCCGCCGGTAATCATGTCGATCAGGCTTTCGAGGGCCGTCTGAATACCCGTAGCCTGCGCGAAGGCCGGTTCCGCCCCCACCAGCGCCAGGGTCAGGCCCATCATCAGAACGGCACTGTGGCGGCGCGAACGCGACACGAGCCCATTGTTCGTCGCGTCATTCGCATGCTTCGTCATCGGATTGCTCCAGCTTGCATCATCGGGTGATGTCACGGGGTGAAGATAAGAAGGTGTGATCGGCTGCCGCTGGAGTTGCCGTAGACGTCCCACGGCGGCGCAGATTGGGGGGGAGCGGCCGACCGCGTGCCGGTCGCGGGCGGCGCCTCCTCGGACGCCTCGTGTTCGGCGGCGACCGCAGAAGGGCCGATAGTCAGGGGCAGCTCAGGCAGGACAGGGCGCAGCTCCGCCATCGCCGACAGCGCTCGCTGGTCGTAGCCCGCGAGGTATCCGGCTTCCTCATCCCCCTGCCCGAAATACCGGGCGAAGGCGGCGCCGAATGCGCCGTCCCCCGCGTCGGGCGTCGCAGATGCCCTGAGGTAGCCCGCCAGCAAGTGCCCCGTGACGGCGAGGTTCCTGCACGGATCGAACATCTCTTTGAGGCTTAATCCGTGCTTGCGGCCGATCTCGACACTCAGACCGCCGAGACCAAGGCCGAACTCGGCACGCTTCGCCAACAGATCGTTTGCGGCAGCGACCGCCGCCTGCTTCGTCGCCGGCTGTCCCTTGAGGGCCGCGTCGCTGTGCACCCTGATCGCCAGCGGATTGAAGCCGCTTTCAAGCCGCACGATGGCGGCCAGCGCCGCCGGCTCCACCATCGGCGCGCAGTTCTCCGCGACAGCCAAAAAGGCGCCGGGCATCAGAACCAGATCCGCTGGGTCAGACCGTCAATGGTCACATCGACATAATGCGGCTGTTCGCGCACCTCGGGGCGGGTGTGCGTGTAATCCAGGCAGACCGCTTTGCCGCCGCTGTGAACCAGCCGGGCGGTTTCGCTCGCATCGCTACCCCTGCACTTCTCAAGCCCGACTTCCTGGCGCGCGACCGAGCGGCAGGTCAGGCTGTCAGAGCCCGTCTCGCCTTCGATCCGCGTCAACACGGACCCGTCCGCGCACCGATAGGGCTCGAATCGCGGCATGGAGGATGAGAAGCCCACGCCGGTGCAGGTCGGGAAGCTCCCCCCGGACCGCAGAACGTCGTAAAGCTGGGTGATGGGCGGAACGCATGCCGCGTATTGCATGGGCCCGCCCGGGTTGGAAATGCACAGCAATACCTGGCAGCCCCAATCGCTCGCTGCCGCTGGAGCGCCAAAAAAAGTGGTGGCGGCTAGGGCGCACCCCACAAACGTTGTAGTAAAGCCGACGGTGACACTTCTCCGCCCGCTTTCCTCGCGAAGCTCTCCACCCGCTCTCGATGATTCCTGCTCTTTGCTCATGCCCGCAAAACTAAACTGGCCAGTGCAAACACCACCCAGAGATTGTGCCGGATGGCCCCATCCGCTGTTAGGCACGCCATTCTCCTCGCTCAACCCAGCCGTCTTCATGGACTTGGCGCCCCCGTGAAAAGCCGCGGGCTTTCGGGGCGATCACCCGCGAAGCCCAGCCATTAAGGCAGAGTTCTGCCTTTCATCGACCTATTTGCAGCTTATATTAGGCAGCGGAGAATGCCATGCCAAGCCCCTATGCGGCCGATACCCCGCTTAAAACACTGATCTTCGTTGCCAAGTTGATGGACTGCATCGTCGAGGATGAGCGCGAGGGAGAGACGGCGAGCCATCGCTTGAAGCAAGCGGGCATAATGTCTTACATCTACATGATGCATTTAAACGGCGAGAAAATCACTGTTTCAAAGCTTAAGGAGCGCCTCAAAGCGCCAAGACAGGTTATCGTAGAGCTCTTTAAGTCGTTGGAAGATCGCGGTTTGCTGACGCACTCGACAGAAACGCATGATGGAGGTCGAGGTCGCGTCTTTGTCTACGCGCTTGCGGACAAGGCGCTGTCCCTGTAGCGGCTGCTAAAAGAGCTGCATATGAGGCGTATATGTCACACGTCTCTGCCGCCATATAGAACGTATATGCATGCAATAAATGATTGCCCCGGGTTCCGGATCCCGCTTAGTGTTGCGCGCCAAGCGCTCGAATCGCCGACCAACCCAAAGAGTTGGCGTTCGATCGCATCTGCAACCCAGGAGAAGCGGACGGACAAAAAGGAAAAGGCTCCGATGCGATCAACATCGAAGCCTTTCGGTCTCAGGGAATAGCTCTCGCCTGCGCGAACTGAACCAAAACCCCAGCAATTTACGGGTTTAGTTTCGCCGGGACTTGAATTGATGTCAAGCGAAAACGCCCTTCCCGGCGACGAACCCTTTTTGCCGTTTTCAGGAGAAAACGGTGTCAAATCATACCCATGGCTTAGATGCCATCGACGTGACCGGACAGGTCGGCGGCGGCCACCTCGCGTCTCCAGCGGCGCCAGCCGCACCAGGCGGGAGCGATCGCTGATGGCATCGCAGATGTCC belongs to Ancylobacter pratisalsi and includes:
- a CDS encoding virB8 family protein, whose translation is MVPTKSLDEYFDRARRFDQDRVIAANRSRKVAWTIAGLSGGVALVAVAAVAGLTPLKTVEPFVVRVDNSTGIVDVVSGLKSGPLEYDEAVRKWFAARYVRAREGFAASEAEESFRAVMLMSAPAQQAQFAAFFNGRNPESPQNIYGERATVRIKIKTIALIGSNVMQVRYLRTMTRGDEVNQTHWIATLTYSFVNAPMSEQDRLVNPLGFLVSDFRADPEVN
- a CDS encoding type IV secretion system protein — encoded protein: MAGYTTFESIEDSFTAPLESFISSGSSNIASAIVGPLSLAVTLYVIITGVLMMLGKIDTPIREISLRVIKLGIIIALIKESGTYQQFVTDIFFESLPNEISSALATGSAISGSSLDGLMTQIQLTATKIMAAAGWDYTIVTYGMAALALIIIALITLAVSFVVTLYAKIALTLVLALGPIFIACALFDSTRRMTEAWFAQVINYVVLQVLVLALGSLLVDILDSQVSSAGSFTDVLMIPLSLGATFVAAGYILYQLPQLAASLAGGGMSLAYGTLAKNDARGSAVAQSARYLAGKMRGGSKGT
- a CDS encoding EexN family lipoprotein; translated protein: MKKLLIATVACLGLAACNGNEEKVYTVDELVNDPATLERIYKECGNDPGRLSETPNCKNVAQARWKSRLNNMSKSLQ
- the virB5 gene encoding P-type DNA transfer protein VirB5 codes for the protein MSRLRLAFIISTFLSGSLAVSAQGIPVLDTTAIAKQVEQIAQLKSQLDTLKEQLAQGQALFDSMNGVTNMSNVASLLNDPEIRNALPGNFSDVEGLLQGNGSGAFGSSAQRHLDSNSSYQTNANDFYAQELAKVQKQNAGQLSLGEQMYEAATKRVDGLEELRKQISKSSDAKEVAALSARIQSESALLQTDTLRMQALKMVQDAQIKVDEQRARENWRQKLDSMEKSLK
- a CDS encoding VirB4 family type IV secretion/conjugal transfer ATPase, whose translation is MASDNAALRAREIEPESRIPHVRHVDEHVIALAGGALMTMIAVEGISFETAGVDIINARYRGLDTMLRNIADDRLAVWSHVVRRRETTYPAGSFDQAFAAGLDARYRARMVGQELYRNDLFISLVWTSDPSSLAKMAGLARRARKGGVEVNPEALKHLTDARQTMMGLLADFRPRLLGLYEADGLMWSEPSEVLHQLVGGRRERVPLTMGPIYSAIYTDRVIFGRETAQIRHEAGDRVAGALSLKEYPSRTRPGMLDGLLALQCEFILTQSFAFRSKGDALALFTRKQNMMTAGGDKAVSQIDDLVDAADDVQANRIVMGEHHLSLMVFAGDVKTLGEHLSKARAELANGGAVVAREDIALEAVFWGQLPGNFSMRPRSGAISSRNFAALCPLHSYPIGQAEGNYWGPAVAMLKTASGAPFYFNFHYEQLGSTFICGPSGSGKTALMNFLLTQITKHAPQVVLFDKDRGADLFVRAMGGTYLPLQNGRPTGFSPLKGLELTEANKVFLSRWIERLVHGGRPITTNEQRAIEQAIAALGQLDRRDRSIGALIQFLDTTDPEGVASRLRRWAAGGALGWVFDNDGDAIGEGAQFLGYDMTDFLDNEEIRMPLMFYLFHRVEQMIDGRRIVVVIDEFWKALADEGFRDFVQNKLKTIRKQNGLMVFATQSPRDAISSPIAHTVIEQCGTQIFLPNEKGQHADYVGGFRLTEREYELISRDLQKASRRFIVKQGHGSVVAELNLAGFDDEMSILSGTTAGVDDLEQIRKEVGDDPSRWLPLFYSRRRGA
- a CDS encoding type IV secretion system protein VirB3: MSKAAGEPALEEEMLFLACTRPAVFAGAPMETLPVNSAIGLLTGFILLDNFIVGVAITASLHMVCREIVKRDPNRFRLIGAWLFTSLRCLNRDYWGGSSVTPLQTIRHYDERDYGL
- a CDS encoding TrbC/VirB2 family protein; amino-acid sequence: MTKHANDATNNGLVSRSRRHSAVLMMGLTLALVGAEPAFAQATGIQTALESLIDMITGGVGKALAVLAIMGVGIGWMFNVIQLRTAGFVVIGIAIVFSAATIASMLGAG
- a CDS encoding transglycosylase SLT domain-containing protein is translated as MPGAFLAVAENCAPMVEPAALAAIVRLESGFNPLAIRVHSDAALKGQPATKQAAVAAANDLLAKRAEFGLGLGGLSVEIGRKHGLSLKEMFDPCRNLAVTGHLLAGYLRASATPDAGDGAFGAAFARYFGQGDEEAGYLAGYDQRALSAMAELRPVLPELPLTIGPSAVAAEHEASEEAPPATGTRSAAPPQSAPPWDVYGNSSGSRSHLLIFTP
- a CDS encoding MarR family transcriptional regulator, with amino-acid sequence MPSPYAADTPLKTLIFVAKLMDCIVEDEREGETASHRLKQAGIMSYIYMMHLNGEKITVSKLKERLKAPRQVIVELFKSLEDRGLLTHSTETHDGGRGRVFVYALADKALSL